From a region of the Fischerella sp. JS2 genome:
- a CDS encoding DEAD/DEAH box helicase: MSKQIHVDEQNLRIFSRLAPFIQEYIYHHNWTELRPVQIAACQAIFDTDAHLLIAAATAAGKTEAAFLPVLTLLHKNPSSTIGALYIGPIKALINDQFARLHGLLKEVDIPVWHWHGDVSQSHKSKLLKNPRGILQITPESLESLLINQYHDIKRLFGDLRFVVIDEIHAFMGTERGCQILCQLARLENLTQKQPRRIGLSATLGDYALAEEWLCSGSKKSVITPKIEGGNRQVRLAVEHFFVDVDDGVIDETNHKENKVHQERKAGELLGGKSSYERYIFNLSKNRKCLIFANNKSQTEAVIASLRKVAMQEGEADIYHVHHGSISASLRQGAERAMREPNRPAVTAATLTLELGIDIGYLERVIQLEAPLSVASFLQRLGRTGRRGEAADMRFVCAENEVLQEASLPEQIPWQLLQCIAIIQLYLEEKWIEPIKPVRYPFSLLYHQTMSILVAVGEISPVTLAQKVLSLPVFAAVSKDDLKLLLRYLIDINHLQLTEEGKLILGLAGERVVGKFQFYAVFPDNEEFVVKQGATEIGSISMPPPVGNQFALAGRTWEVVEVDFKKKIILVKQVEGQASIFWRGGSGTIHTRVLQRMRQVLVEDIEYPYLQNNAIQRLRIVRELTRNCGLEQKNILLLAKDKCCIFPWMGTVAYRTLERLLNMFCRESLAIKSIGGVNPYYLIIKLDKTKVSSLYPEILSLCEQRITAENLLSDAEAPEIQKYDKFIPHALLRKAFASDHLDMEELRQQVGLW; encoded by the coding sequence ATGTCAAAGCAGATACACGTAGATGAGCAAAATTTACGCATATTTTCCCGGCTTGCACCTTTTATTCAAGAATATATTTACCATCACAACTGGACGGAATTACGTCCGGTTCAAATCGCAGCATGTCAAGCGATTTTTGATACAGATGCTCATTTATTAATTGCGGCTGCTACGGCTGCTGGAAAAACAGAAGCAGCGTTTTTACCAGTTTTGACTTTATTACATAAAAATCCCTCAAGTACGATTGGTGCATTGTATATTGGCCCAATTAAAGCTTTAATTAATGATCAATTTGCACGTTTGCATGGTTTACTCAAAGAAGTAGATATCCCTGTTTGGCATTGGCATGGTGATGTTTCTCAAAGTCATAAAAGTAAGCTGCTTAAAAATCCTCGAGGTATTCTGCAAATCACACCGGAGTCTTTAGAAAGTTTATTAATTAATCAATATCATGACATCAAGCGTTTGTTTGGTGATTTACGATTTGTTGTCATTGATGAAATTCATGCTTTTATGGGTACGGAAAGGGGTTGTCAGATTCTTTGTCAGTTGGCTAGGTTGGAAAATTTGACGCAAAAGCAACCCCGTAGAATTGGTTTATCGGCTACTCTTGGTGATTACGCATTGGCTGAGGAGTGGTTATGTTCTGGGAGTAAAAAGTCGGTGATTACACCCAAGATTGAGGGGGGAAATAGGCAAGTTAGGTTGGCTGTGGAGCATTTTTTTGTTGACGTTGATGATGGGGTTATTGATGAAACAAACCACAAAGAAAACAAAGTTCACCAAGAAAGAAAAGCAGGTGAATTACTAGGAGGAAAAAGTAGTTATGAAAGATATATTTTTAATTTGAGTAAGAATCGTAAGTGTTTGATTTTTGCTAATAACAAGTCGCAGACTGAAGCGGTGATTGCTTCTTTACGAAAAGTGGCAATGCAGGAAGGGGAAGCAGATATATATCATGTACATCATGGCAGTATTTCTGCTAGCTTGCGACAAGGTGCAGAAAGGGCGATGCGGGAACCGAATCGACCTGCTGTGACTGCTGCAACTTTAACTTTAGAATTAGGTATAGATATTGGTTATCTTGAACGGGTGATTCAGTTAGAAGCGCCACTTTCTGTAGCAAGTTTTTTACAACGTTTGGGACGTACAGGTAGAAGGGGTGAAGCTGCTGATATGCGCTTTGTTTGTGCCGAAAATGAAGTATTACAAGAAGCATCTCTACCGGAACAAATTCCTTGGCAACTGTTGCAGTGTATTGCAATTATTCAACTTTATTTGGAGGAAAAGTGGATTGAGCCAATTAAGCCTGTGCGATATCCGTTTAGTTTGTTGTATCACCAAACTATGAGCATTTTAGTAGCAGTTGGTGAAATTTCACCAGTTACTCTTGCTCAAAAAGTCTTGAGTTTACCTGTGTTTGCTGCTGTATCCAAAGATGATTTGAAATTATTACTACGCTATTTAATTGATATTAATCATCTACAATTGACTGAAGAAGGTAAACTCATTTTGGGTTTGGCTGGTGAAAGGGTAGTGGGTAAGTTCCAATTTTACGCTGTCTTCCCAGATAATGAGGAGTTCGTGGTTAAGCAAGGAGCTACAGAAATTGGTAGTATATCTATGCCGCCGCCTGTAGGTAATCAATTTGCTTTGGCAGGGAGAACTTGGGAAGTTGTAGAAGTTGATTTTAAAAAGAAGATTATTTTAGTAAAGCAAGTTGAAGGGCAAGCAAGTATTTTTTGGCGTGGTGGTAGCGGTACAATTCATACACGTGTCCTCCAAAGAATGCGACAAGTTTTAGTTGAAGATATAGAATACCCTTATTTGCAAAATAACGCGATTCAGCGTTTACGTATAGTTCGCGAACTCACACGCAATTGTGGATTAGAGCAAAAAAATATTTTACTTTTGGCTAAAGATAAGTGTTGCATTTTTCCTTGGATGGGTACAGTGGCTTATCGGACTTTGGAAAGGTTACTGAACATGTTTTGTCGTGAATCTTTAGCAATTAAAAGTATTGGCGGTGTAAATCCGTATTATTTAATAATTAAATTAGATAAAACAAAAGTTAGCTCTCTTTATCCAGAAATTCTTTCTTTGTGTGAGCAAAGAATTACAGCTGAGAATTTATTGAGTGATGCAGAAGCACCAGAAATTCAGAAGTATGACAAGTTTATTCCCCATGCACTTTTACGGAAAGCTTTTGCGAGTGATCATTTAGATATGGAAGAACTAAGACAACAAGTAGGTTTGTGGTGA